One genomic segment of Hippoglossus hippoglossus isolate fHipHip1 chromosome 22, fHipHip1.pri, whole genome shotgun sequence includes these proteins:
- the marc1 gene encoding mitochondrial amidoxime-reducing component 1 isoform X1: protein MDVKSLVQNNTAALVLGVGAAALGLGLGYKFLRRTEELVRVGVVSQLLLHPLKSGRAVSLSLAECLCVGLKFGHMQDRHWLVVTDDSHMVTGRQEPALVLVALTCEGAQVCLNGPNMEELRFPVKQPDNNIKDCRVFGSDIQGRDCGEEASRWLTRYLGEEKTFRLVHFEPQMKARRSVDMEPLFPECEQVAYPDVGPVMLLSEASVKDLSSRLEKEVTVDRFRPNIVISGCEAFEEDSWEEIQIGSVRLQRVMSCGRCIFTTVDPETGIINRKEPLETLKSYRQCKPSEKHIYKSAPLFGQLHIVKKTGILQVGDVVYMIRR, encoded by the exons ATGGACGTGAAGTCGCTGGTCCAGAATAACACCGCGGCTCTTGTGCTCGGGGTCGGAGCCGCGGCTCTGGGCCTCGGGCTCGGATACAAGTTCCTGAGACGGACCGAGGAGCTGGTCCGTGTGGGCGTCGtgtcccagctgctgctccacccgcTGAAGTCCGGCAGAGCGGTGTCTCTGTCCCTGGCCGAGTGTCTCTGCGTCGGGCTGAAGTTCGGACACATGCAGGACCG acaCTGGCTGGTGGTGACAGACGACAGTCACATGGTGACGGGCCGACAGGAGCCTGCTCTCGTCCTCGTGGCTCTGACCTGCGAGGGAGCTCAGGTTTGTTTGAACGGAccaaacatggaggagctgaGGTTTCCGGTCAAACAGCCTGACAACAACATTAAAGACTGCAG AGTGTTTGGCAGTGACATCCAGGGCCGGGACTGCGGCGAAGAGGCATCCCGCTGGCTCACTCGTTATCTGGGGGAGGAGAAAACCTTTCGCCTGGTGCACTTTGAACCGCAGATGAAGGCCAGGAGGTCGGTGGATATGGAGCCTCTGTTCCCAGAGTGTGAG CAAGTGGCGTACCCAGATGTGGGGCCTGTGATGCTGCTGTCCGAGGCCTCTGTGAAGGATCTCAGCAGCAGGCTGGAGAAGGAGGTCACGGTCGACCGCTTCCGCCCAAACATCGTGATAAGTGGCTGCGAGGCCTTCGAGGAG GACTCATGGGAAGAGATCCAGATTGGCAGCGTGCGACTGCAGCGCGTCATGTCGTGTGGAAG GTGCATTTTCACCACAGTGGACCCTGAAACTGGAATAATCAACAGGAAAGAGcctctggaaacactgaaaag CTACCGTCAGTGCAAACCGTCCGAGAAGCACATCTACAAGTCGGCTCCGCTGTTCGGGCAGCTGCACATCGTGAAGAAGACGGGGATCCTGCAGGTCGGAGATGTCGTGTACATGATCCGCCGCtga
- the marc1 gene encoding mitochondrial amidoxime-reducing component 1 isoform X2 produces the protein MDVKSLVQNNTAALVLGVGAAALGLGLGYKFLRRTEELVRVGVVSQLLLHPLKSGRAVSLSLAECLCVGLKFGHMQDRHWLVVTDDSHMVTGRQEPALVLVALTCEGAQVCLNGPNMEELRFPVKQPDNNIKDCRVFGSDIQGRDCGEEASRWLTRYLGEEKTFRLVHFEPQMKARRSVDMEPLFPECEVAYPDVGPVMLLSEASVKDLSSRLEKEVTVDRFRPNIVISGCEAFEEDSWEEIQIGSVRLQRVMSCGRCIFTTVDPETGIINRKEPLETLKSYRQCKPSEKHIYKSAPLFGQLHIVKKTGILQVGDVVYMIRR, from the exons ATGGACGTGAAGTCGCTGGTCCAGAATAACACCGCGGCTCTTGTGCTCGGGGTCGGAGCCGCGGCTCTGGGCCTCGGGCTCGGATACAAGTTCCTGAGACGGACCGAGGAGCTGGTCCGTGTGGGCGTCGtgtcccagctgctgctccacccgcTGAAGTCCGGCAGAGCGGTGTCTCTGTCCCTGGCCGAGTGTCTCTGCGTCGGGCTGAAGTTCGGACACATGCAGGACCG acaCTGGCTGGTGGTGACAGACGACAGTCACATGGTGACGGGCCGACAGGAGCCTGCTCTCGTCCTCGTGGCTCTGACCTGCGAGGGAGCTCAGGTTTGTTTGAACGGAccaaacatggaggagctgaGGTTTCCGGTCAAACAGCCTGACAACAACATTAAAGACTGCAG AGTGTTTGGCAGTGACATCCAGGGCCGGGACTGCGGCGAAGAGGCATCCCGCTGGCTCACTCGTTATCTGGGGGAGGAGAAAACCTTTCGCCTGGTGCACTTTGAACCGCAGATGAAGGCCAGGAGGTCGGTGGATATGGAGCCTCTGTTCCCAGAGTGTGAG GTGGCGTACCCAGATGTGGGGCCTGTGATGCTGCTGTCCGAGGCCTCTGTGAAGGATCTCAGCAGCAGGCTGGAGAAGGAGGTCACGGTCGACCGCTTCCGCCCAAACATCGTGATAAGTGGCTGCGAGGCCTTCGAGGAG GACTCATGGGAAGAGATCCAGATTGGCAGCGTGCGACTGCAGCGCGTCATGTCGTGTGGAAG GTGCATTTTCACCACAGTGGACCCTGAAACTGGAATAATCAACAGGAAAGAGcctctggaaacactgaaaag CTACCGTCAGTGCAAACCGTCCGAGAAGCACATCTACAAGTCGGCTCCGCTGTTCGGGCAGCTGCACATCGTGAAGAAGACGGGGATCCTGCAGGTCGGAGATGTCGTGTACATGATCCGCCGCtga
- the kcnk3b gene encoding potassium channel subfamily K member 3, which translates to MKRQNARTLALIVSILTYLVVGAAVFETLESKQEKSHKRRLDARKYELMRKYNLTKANFEELELVVLQLKPHKAGVQWKFAGSFYFAITVITTIGYGHAAPSTDSGKVFCMFYALLGIPLTLVMFQSLGERINTFVRYLLHQAKKCLGMRQTEVSMANMVTVGFFSCMSTLCVGAVAFSHCEGWSFLHAYYYCFITLTTIGFGDYVALQRDDALQNDPRYVAFCFVYILMGLTVIGAFLNLVVLRFLTMNTEDERRDAKQKALMSVCKSRGEVARLIPVSASTSSTPVANDSSRAKDLKGAYTEVLHFQTICSCLWYRSKEKLQGSIPTMIPQDLTFSDAYFQQINNCSPYMEPGSTGCVCGPRQCTSINSSTTGLRFLSPFRVFKRRSSV; encoded by the exons ATGAAGAGACAAAACGCCCGGACCCTCGCCCTCATCGTCAGCATCCTCACGTACCTGGTGGTCGGGGCGGCCGTGTTCGAGACCCTGGAGTCGAAGCAGGAGAAGAGTCACAAGAGGCGGCTCGACGCCAGAAAGTACGAGCTCATGCGCAAATACAACTTGACCAAAGCGAACTtcgaggagctggagctggtcGTCCTGCAGCTCAAACCGCACAAGGCGGGAGTCCAGTGGAAGTTCGCGGGCTCCTTCTACTTCGCCATCACTGTGATCACGACGATCG GTTATGGCCACGCAGCGCCCAGCACCGACTCAGGGAAAGTGTTCTGCATGTTCTACGCCCTCCTGGGGATCCCTCTCACCCTGGTCATGTTCCAGAGCCTGGGCGAGCGCATCAACACGTTTGTCAGGTACCTGCTGCACCAAGCCAAGAAGTGCCTGGGGATGCGTCAGACCGAGGTCTCCATGGCGAACATGGTGACCGTGGGCTTCTTCTCCTGCATGAGCACTCTGTGCGTGGGGGCTGTGGCCTTCTCCCACTGTGAGGGATGGAGCTTCCTCCACGCGTACTACTACTGCTTCATCACGCTCACTACCATCGGCTTCGGGGACTACGTGGCCCTGCAGAGGGACGACGCGCTGCAGAACGACCCCCGGTACGTGGCCTTCTGCTTTGTTTACATCCTGATGGGCCTGACGGTGATCGGAGCGTTTCTGAACCTGGTGGTGCTTCGCTTCCTCACCATGAACACTGAGGACGAGCGGAGGGACGCCAAACAGAAGGCCCTGATGTCCGTCTGCAAGTCCCGAGGCGAGGTGGCTCGTCTTATACCGGTCTCAGCCTCAACGTCCTCCACTCCTGTAGCAAATGACAGCTCAAGGGCTAAAGATCTAAAAGGTGCCTACACCGAGGTGCTTCACTTCCAGACTATATGCTCCTGCCTGTGGTACCGGAGCAAGGAGAAGCTGCAGGGCTCCATACCCACGATGATCCCTCAGGACCTGACGTTCTCCGATGCCTACTTTCAGCAGATCAACAACTGCTCTCCCTACATGGAGCCTGGATCAACAGGCTGCGTCTGCGGTCCACGTCAGTGCACGAGCATAAACTCCTCAACAACAGGTCTGCGCTTTCTCTCCCCGTTCAGGGTGTTTAAGAGACGCAGCTCCGTCTAG
- the ezra gene encoding ezrin a isoform X2 — translation MPKTVNVRVTSMDAELEFSFHPNTTGKQLFDQVSRTIGLREVWYFGLQFTDIRGLTTWLSFEKKVMGQDVKKETPLQFKLKAKFYPEDVTEELVQDVTRRLFFLQVKEDLLAEEIYCPPESAVLLASYAVQAKYGEYQKVAHPTGYLSSERLLSNKVLKQHKLSKEQWQERIQTWHQEHGSMLKEEAMIEYLKITQDLEMYGVNYFDIKNKKNTDLWLGVDALGLNIYEKEDRLTPKIGFPWSEIRNISFNDKKFIIKPIDKKAPDFIFYAPRLQVNKRILQLCMGNHELYMRRRKADSIEVQQMKAQAKEERLQKKTEKDQLESEKKKRETIEKEKEQMEKEKQDLMKKLYEFEETTKRAEIELQEQLDRGVRLEEERRKVEQEAARLEAERMEAIIAKEELVRQAEDQIKSQEQLTAELAEYSAKISLLEEAKRVKEEEADSWHNKVMEVEENLLKTREELILVMNAAPAPAPPASPPPASPPPAPASPVPTPPASSSSSSSSSSDGESDHENSEENSTYSAELPTQGIEDHPQEEERLREAEKDESLQKKLQALSSELAEARDENTKTPNDLLHAENVRVGRDKYKTLRQIRMGNTKQRIDEFESL, via the exons ATGCCCAAAACA GTCAACGTTCGCGTCACCTCGATGGACGCGGAGCTGGAGTTCTCCTTCCACCCCAACACCACAGGGAAGCAGCTCTTTGACCAG gTTTCCAGGACCATCGGACTCCGTGAGGTTTGGTACTTCGGGCTGCAGTTCACCGACATCAGAGGACTCACCACGTGGCTGAGCTTTGAAAAGAAG GTGATGGGCCAGGATGTGAAGAAGGAGACGCCCCTGCAGTTCAAACTGAAGGCCAAGTTCTACCCAGAGGACGTGACCGAGGAGCTGGTCCAGGACGTCACCAGGAGGCTCTTCTTCCTGCAGGTGAAGGAGGACCTTCTGGCGGAGGAGATCTACTGCCCTCCGGAGTCCGCCGTGCTGCTCGCCTCCTACGCCGTCCAGGCCAAGTACGGAGAGTACCAAAAGGTGGCGCACCCGACGGGTTACCTGTCCTCAGAGCGCCTGCTGTCCAATAA AGTGCTGAAGCAACACAAGCTGTCCAAGGAGCAGTGGCAGGAGAGAATCCAGACCTGGCACCAGGAGCACGGCTCCATGCTGAA GGAAGAGGCCATGATCGAGTATCTGAAGATCACTCAGGACCTGGAGATGTACGGCGTCAACTACTTTGACATcaagaacaagaaaaacaccGACCTGTGGTTGGGAGTCGACGCTCTGGGACTCAACATCTACGAGAAGGAGGACAG GCTGACTCCAAAGATCGGATTCCCCTGGAGTGAAATTAGAAACATTTCTTTCAATGATAAGAAATTCATCATCAAGCCCATAGACAAGAAAGCCCCT GATTTTATATTCTACGCTCCGCGGCTGCAAGTCAACAAACGCATCCTTCAGCTGTGCATGGGCAACCACGAGCTGTACATGCGCCGCCGCAAGGCCGACAGCATCGAGGTCCAGCAGATGAAGGCTCAGGCCAAAGAGGAGCGGCTGCAGAAGAAGACGGAGAA ggATCAGCTGGAGagcgagaagaagaagagggagaccatcgagaaggagaaggagcagatggagaaagagaagcaggaTCTGATGAAGAAGCTCTACGAGTTTGAGGAGACGACCAAGAGAGCAGAGATAG AGCTTCAGGAGCAGCTGGACCGGGGCgtgaggctggaggaggagaggaggaaggtggagcAGGAGGCGGCGCGGCTGGAGGCCGAGAGGATGGAGGCCATAATAGCCAAGGAGGAGCTGGTCAGGCAAGCGGAGGACCAGATAAAGAGCCAGGAGCAGCTG ACTGCAGAGCTGGCTGAGTACAGCGCCAAGATTTCTCTGCTGGAGGAGGCCAAGAGAGTcaaggaggaagaggctgaCTCATGGCACAACAAG GtcatggaggtggaggagaatcTGCTGAAGACAAGAGAAGAGCTGATCCTTGTGATGAATGCAGCTCCTGCACCCGCTCCCCCTGCATCCCCTCCTCCTGCATCCCCTCCTCCTGCACCCGCTTCTCCTGTTCCcactcctcctgcttcctcctcctcctcctcctcatcctcctcggACGGCGAGAGCGACCACGAGAACAGCGAGGAGAACAGCACCTACAGCGCCGAGCTGCCGACGCAGGGCATCGAGGACCAccctcaggaggaggagaggctcaGAGAGGCGGAGAAGGACGAAAGCCTGCAGAAAAAACTC CAGGCCCTGAGCTCCGAGCTGGCGGAAGCCCGGGATGAGAACACAAAGACCCCGAACGACCTGCTCCACGCCGAGAACGTCCGGGTCGGCCGGGACAAGTACAAGACCCTGCGTCAGATCCGCATGGGCAACACCAAGCAGAGGATTGATGAGTTCGAGTCCTTGTAG
- the ezra gene encoding ezrin a isoform X1, with protein sequence MPKTVNVRVTSMDAELEFSFHPNTTGKQLFDQVSRTIGLREVWYFGLQFTDIRGLTTWLSFEKKVMGQDVKKETPLQFKLKAKFYPEDVTEELVQDVTRRLFFLQVKEDLLAEEIYCPPESAVLLASYAVQAKYGEYQKVAHPTGYLSSERLLSNKVLKQHKLSKEQWQERIQTWHQEHGSMLKEEAMIEYLKITQDLEMYGVNYFDIKNKKNTDLWLGVDALGLNIYEKEDRLTPKIGFPWSEIRNISFNDKKFIIKPIDKKAPDFIFYAPRLQVNKRILQLCMGNHELYMRRRKADSIEVQQMKAQAKEERLQKKTEKDQLESEKKKRETIEKEKEQMEKEKQDLMKKLYEFEETTKRAEIELQEQLDRGVRLEEERRKVEQEAARLEAERMEAIIAKEELVRQAEDQIKSQEQLTAELAEYSAKISLLEEAKRVKEEEADSWHNKVMEVEENLLKTREELILVMNAAPAPAPPASPPPASPPPAPASPVPTPPASSSSSSSSSSDGESDHENSEENSTYSAELPTQGIEDHPQEEERLREAEKDESLQKKLMALSSELAEARDENTKTPNDLLHAENVRVGRDKYKTLRQIRMGNTKQRIDEFESL encoded by the exons ATGCCCAAAACA GTCAACGTTCGCGTCACCTCGATGGACGCGGAGCTGGAGTTCTCCTTCCACCCCAACACCACAGGGAAGCAGCTCTTTGACCAG gTTTCCAGGACCATCGGACTCCGTGAGGTTTGGTACTTCGGGCTGCAGTTCACCGACATCAGAGGACTCACCACGTGGCTGAGCTTTGAAAAGAAG GTGATGGGCCAGGATGTGAAGAAGGAGACGCCCCTGCAGTTCAAACTGAAGGCCAAGTTCTACCCAGAGGACGTGACCGAGGAGCTGGTCCAGGACGTCACCAGGAGGCTCTTCTTCCTGCAGGTGAAGGAGGACCTTCTGGCGGAGGAGATCTACTGCCCTCCGGAGTCCGCCGTGCTGCTCGCCTCCTACGCCGTCCAGGCCAAGTACGGAGAGTACCAAAAGGTGGCGCACCCGACGGGTTACCTGTCCTCAGAGCGCCTGCTGTCCAATAA AGTGCTGAAGCAACACAAGCTGTCCAAGGAGCAGTGGCAGGAGAGAATCCAGACCTGGCACCAGGAGCACGGCTCCATGCTGAA GGAAGAGGCCATGATCGAGTATCTGAAGATCACTCAGGACCTGGAGATGTACGGCGTCAACTACTTTGACATcaagaacaagaaaaacaccGACCTGTGGTTGGGAGTCGACGCTCTGGGACTCAACATCTACGAGAAGGAGGACAG GCTGACTCCAAAGATCGGATTCCCCTGGAGTGAAATTAGAAACATTTCTTTCAATGATAAGAAATTCATCATCAAGCCCATAGACAAGAAAGCCCCT GATTTTATATTCTACGCTCCGCGGCTGCAAGTCAACAAACGCATCCTTCAGCTGTGCATGGGCAACCACGAGCTGTACATGCGCCGCCGCAAGGCCGACAGCATCGAGGTCCAGCAGATGAAGGCTCAGGCCAAAGAGGAGCGGCTGCAGAAGAAGACGGAGAA ggATCAGCTGGAGagcgagaagaagaagagggagaccatcgagaaggagaaggagcagatggagaaagagaagcaggaTCTGATGAAGAAGCTCTACGAGTTTGAGGAGACGACCAAGAGAGCAGAGATAG AGCTTCAGGAGCAGCTGGACCGGGGCgtgaggctggaggaggagaggaggaaggtggagcAGGAGGCGGCGCGGCTGGAGGCCGAGAGGATGGAGGCCATAATAGCCAAGGAGGAGCTGGTCAGGCAAGCGGAGGACCAGATAAAGAGCCAGGAGCAGCTG ACTGCAGAGCTGGCTGAGTACAGCGCCAAGATTTCTCTGCTGGAGGAGGCCAAGAGAGTcaaggaggaagaggctgaCTCATGGCACAACAAG GtcatggaggtggaggagaatcTGCTGAAGACAAGAGAAGAGCTGATCCTTGTGATGAATGCAGCTCCTGCACCCGCTCCCCCTGCATCCCCTCCTCCTGCATCCCCTCCTCCTGCACCCGCTTCTCCTGTTCCcactcctcctgcttcctcctcctcctcctcctcatcctcctcggACGGCGAGAGCGACCACGAGAACAGCGAGGAGAACAGCACCTACAGCGCCGAGCTGCCGACGCAGGGCATCGAGGACCAccctcaggaggaggagaggctcaGAGAGGCGGAGAAGGACGAAAGCCTGCAGAAAAAACTCATG GCCCTGAGCTCCGAGCTGGCGGAAGCCCGGGATGAGAACACAAAGACCCCGAACGACCTGCTCCACGCCGAGAACGTCCGGGTCGGCCGGGACAAGTACAAGACCCTGCGTCAGATCCGCATGGGCAACACCAAGCAGAGGATTGATGAGTTCGAGTCCTTGTAG
- the nenf gene encoding neudesin produces MATALLCVLCVVLCATLAQDFKLKFKAATKPVRLFTEEELRRYDGSEESQPVYMAVKGVVFDVTRGKEFYGKDAPYNALVGKDSTRAVAKMSLDPADLTSDTAGLSEEQLQSLDSVFEGTYKTKYPIVGYTASRILKDDGSPDEDFKPEDQPHFQIKDEF; encoded by the exons ATGGCAACAGCGCTTCTCTGCGTTCTCTGCGTCGTCCTCTGTGCGACTTTAGCGCAAGActtcaaattaaagtttaaagCTGCGACCAAACCTGTGCGGTTATTTACcgaagaggagctgaggagatACGACGGCAGCGAG GAGTCTCAGCCCGTGTACATGGCCGTGAAAGGAGTCGTGTTCGATGTCACCAGAGGAAAAG aGTTCTATGGTAAAGATGCTCCATACAACGCCCTGGTGGGAAAGGACTCCACTCGGGCTGTGGCTAAGATGAGCCTGGACCCGGCAGACCTGACCTCAGATACT GCCGGCCTCAGCGAGGAGCAGCTCCAGTCTCTGGACAGTGTGTTCGAAGGCACGTACAAGACAAAGTATCCCATCGTGGGCTACACGGCGTCACGCATCCTCAAGGACGACGGGAGTCCGGACGAAGACTTCAAACCAGAGGACCAGCCgcattttcaaatcaaagatGAGTTTTAA